CCCAAATACTTGGCCGCTTCGACCCACTTGTAGTGATTCTCGACGGCCTTCGTGCGCTTGGCTTCGTCGGCATCGCCCAGGGCACCTTCGCCGTCGCACATGATTAGCAGCGTCTTCACGCCCAGGTCATCGGCCCGCTTCTTCAGGTCGGCCAGATACTTCTGATCGTTGGCCTTGTCCTTAAAAAATTGATTGACGTATTCGATCGCGTCGATGCCAAAGTCTTCTTTGGCCGATTTGGCGAAGTCAAGGTTATCGAGCTTCTTGGCGAACAGCGTCTTGTGCAGCGACCACTGAGCCAGCGAGATTTTGAAGAGGGGCGCGACTTTGTCTTCAGCTGCTGCAAAGGCGGGAAGCGAAGCAGCGACGACGCCGGCACCAGCCAGGCGGAGGGCATCACGACGAGATAGGGATTGGGCAGACAGATTCATGAGAGTTGAACTCGGGAAAGGAGAAACGAATGAAATACCGGAAAAGACGGCGGAGACAGCCTGTCTTCCACAATTCTTAACTGGAGGCGGACTCGCCGCAAGCGGCAGGGGAGTTTACGATGGTGGGGCGTCTCAGGTTAACCGTGCCGCTTGCGGCCGCTGAACTGCCCGACGAATCCTTTCGTAATACCCCGCCAGCACGTGGTTCGACTAACTCCATGGCCGCTCTTCCCCCCACTGCCAAACCCACCGACCCTAAGCCTGCGGTCGGCGGCACTCGGCTCGACGCAATCGCACGTGGTGAGCCGATTCAGCCGGTTATTCACAAGTCGCTGCAGGGGATCGATCCGGTCGTCGAGGTGAAGGATTTCAACCTTTGGTACGGTACCAAGCAAGCGCTGTTCGACGTGAACATTTCCTTCCCGCGCGGGCAGGTGACAGCCATCATCGGCCCCAGCGGCTGCGGCAAGAGCACGTTGCTCCGCTGCATCAACCGGATGAACGACCTGATTGAAAACGTCGAGACCAAGGGAGAAATGCTCATCAATGGGCAGTCGATTTATGCCCCGGGTGTCGATGTAATTGAACTTCGCAAACGAATGGGAATGGTCTTTCAAAAACCGAATCCCTTTCCGATGAGCATTTTCGAAAACGTTGTCTATCCCCTGCGAATCGACGGCGAACGCGATCGGAATATCATTCGCGAAGTGGCTGCCCAAAGCTTGCGCGGCGCGGCCTTATGGGACGAAGTGAAAGATCGACTGAAAGATAGCGCTCTGGGACTTTCGGGCGGTCAACAACAACGACTTTGCATCGCCCGGGCGATTGCCGGCGAACCTGATGTTCTCCTGCTCGACGAACCCTGCTCAGCGCTCGATCCGATCGCCACGTCGAAGGTCGAAGACCTGATTCAGGAACTTCGTGGCGACTATTCGCTGATTGTCGTTACCCACAACATGCAGCAGGCCTCGCGCGTGAGCGACTTTACGGCCTTCATGTATCTCGGCCGTCTGATCGAATATGGTGAGACTTCGGAAATCTTTACTCGTCCGAAGCTCAAAGAAACCGAGTCGTACGTCACCGGCCGCTTCGGGTAACGCCACGTCCTTGTGGCAGCAATCGCACCGTAGGCCCGCTTCGCCCTCGGCGACCTTAAAACGGAATGTCGTCGTTGGGTTTGGGATTCTTGGGGGTGGCCTTTTTGGCAGCTTTGGTCGCCGTCTTGGCAGCGGGAGCCTTCTTAGCGCTCTTTTTCGGAGCTGCCTTCTTAACTGTTGCCGCCTTAGGGGCTTTTGGAGCTTTGGGCGCTTTCGGAGTCGCGGCCTTCTTGGGTGCTGCTGCTTTGGCACCACGTCGCCCCTTCTTGGGCGGTCCCATCGCGGCCCGCTCTTCGAGCAAGGTCAGGGCTTGGGGCAGCGTCAACTCTTCGTGCGAGAGATCTTTGGGAAGCGTGGCGTTGGTCACGCCGTCGCTGATATAAGTGCCGTAGCGGCCTTCTAGCACCTTGATAGGTTGGCCGGTGACTGGTGATGATTCGAACGTCTTGAGCGGCTCCTTGGGGGCATTGCGACCCCGTCCGCGGACCTTGGGCTGGGCAAAGATCGCTAGGGCTTGATCGAGCGAGACCGTCACTGGCGAAATGTCCGGCGGCAACGAGCGGAAATCGGAGCCGTGCTTGATGTAAGGACCATAGCGGCCGTTGGCGGCCAGGATCGGCTCTTTCGTTTCTGGATTTTCACCCAGCGTGCGCGGCAACTTGAGCAGGTCGAGTGCGATCTCGAACGTCACATCGGCCGGTTGCATGCCCGGCAGCAGCGACGCATTCTTCGGCTTCTCGTCTTCATCGCCAGCACCCCGTTGCACATAAGGACCGAAGCGGCCTTGCTTTAAGTACACCGGCTTATGCGTATCGGGACAAATGCCGAGCGGCTCTTCGCCCACGCCAGCCTGGTCGAGCAGCTTGAGCGCTCGTTCGAGCGTCATCTCGTCAGGTGGTGTGTCCTGAGGAATTGAACCCTTCCGCTCGCCTTGTTCGATAAAGGGGCCGAACTTGCCCACTCGTACAAAGACTTCTTCCTGATGCTCCCCTTCGGTTGGCGTGCCGAGGGTGAAGCGTCCCATCTCGCGCGGATCGACTTCGATGATTTTCTTATCCAACTGGGGCTTGAGTCCAGCATCGCCATTGCCGAAGTAGAAATTCTGCAGATACGCGACCGAGTCTTCTTCCTTGCGACTGATCGAGTCGAGCAGGTCTTCCATCTTGGCGGTGAATTCATAGTTCACCAGGTTCGGCAGATGCTCTTCGAGCAAGCGTGAAACGGAGAACGCAACCCACGTTGGGACGAGCGCATTTGCCTTCTTGAAGACGTATTTGCGCTCGAGAATCGTATCGATAATCGAAGCGTACGTACTTGGGCGGCCGATGCCTCGCTCTTCGAGGGCCGCGGTGAGCGACGCTTCGCTGAAGCGCGCGGGGGGCTGGGTCGAGTGGCTCTTTTCAGTCAGCTGTTTGCAGCCCAGCGGATCGCGAATGTTCACCGAAGGCAACAGGCGCTCTTGATCGGCGAGTTCCGCTTCCGGATCGTCCGATCCCTCCACATAGGCTCGCAAGAAGCCGGCGAATTCAATCGTTTTGCCGGTAACCTGAAAAATCGCGTCTCCGCCGGCTACCGACAGAGTGATGCTGCGACCGCGGGCATCGGACATTTGGCTGGCGATTGTCCGCTTCCAAATCAGGTCGAAGATTTTGAACTGATCGGGAGTGAGTACGTTGCGTAGCGACTCGGGCAGTTTGAACGGATGACCGGCTGGCCGAATGGCTTCGTGAGCTTCCTGCGCGTTCTTGACCTTGCTCTTATAAACTCGCGGCTCGGCGGGGACGTAATTCGGTCCGTACTCAGTACGAACCAGATCGCGGGCCGCATCGATGGCTACCTGCGCCAGATTCGTCGAGTCAGTACGCATGTAGGTGATGTAACCGTTTTCATACAAACTCTGGGCGACGTTCATCGTCCGCCGCGCGGTGAACCCCAGTTTGCGGTTCGCCTCTTGTTGCAGCGTGCTGGTGGTGAACGGTTCCGAGGGCTTGCGCGTGTAGGGTTTGTCGTCGAGCGAGCTGACCGCGAACTTTTCGTTGTGTAGCTTTTCGGCCAACTCCTGCACAGTCTTTTCGTTGAGCAGCAGCAAGTTCGGATCTTTAATCTTGCCGGTGGCAGAGTCGAAATCCTTGCCGGTGGGAACTTTTCGCCCGCCGACCGACACGAGTTCGGCGTCGAACTCTTTGCCGTCTTCGGTGACAAAGCGGGCAATCAAGTCCCAATACGTGGCCGAACGAAACGCCATCCGCTGCCGTTCGCGTTCGACAATCAACCGCACCGCCACGCTTTGCACGCGACCTGCAGAGAGACGCGGCGCTACCTTTCGCCACAGCAACTGCGAGACTTCGTAACCATACAAACGGTCGAGGATGCGGCGCGTTTCTTGGGCCCGCACCAGCCCATCGTCAATGTCGCGGGGATGTTCGAGCGCGTCGAGAATCGCCTCTTCAGTAATTTCGTGAAAGACCAGGCGATGGACCGGAATCTTCGGCTTGAGGACTTCGAGCAAATGCCAACTGATGGCTTCTCCTTCGCGGTCTTCGTCCGTCGCCAGATAGAGACGCGAAGCATCTTTCATCAAGGCTTTGAGCTTGGTGACCTGCGGTTTTTTTTCTCCGGGAATGATATAGACCGGCTCAAACCCGTCGTCGACGTTCACTCCCAGGTATGACCACTTCTTCCCTTTGAACTCCTCCGGCATCTCCTTCGAGCCCTGGGGTAAATCGCGAATATGGCCAATGCTGGCTTCAACGGTGTAGTCCTTACCAAGGTACTTCGAAATCGTCCTCGCCTTGGCGGGAGATTCGACGATTACCAGGGATTTTCCTGTTCCAGCCGCACGCTTGGCCATATTCGATTCACTTGCCAATGAGGATGGGCCGGCCTGTGAAAGCCGACCATCCGAGCTTGCCTGTTGTTCCGTAAATCGTTGCCCGCCAAGAGCCTAGTACTGCTCCTGCCGGTCACCCTGCTGCCCGAGGGCAGTGGTGGAGTAGGACGTTTCCTAAGCTTTAGAGCGCCCCTTCGTCAAGCCGTCACAGGCCGAGAAGGGATTTGAAGCCGGCCGCGACTGGCGGCGCAAAGAGTGCGCGGCAGGTGGTCAGCAGCCACGAAATAATTGCTCTTGGCAGTTTCTCGCGCGTTTGCTACCGTCCGCCGCGCTTATCGAAATTGCGTCTCCACAGAAGCAGGGCTTGCCAATCTCTGCGCGGGAAGTGGTGCGCAATCACTTGTCTGGTATTTGATCTTTTCTACAGAGTGAGGCAATGTCATGGCGGATACGCAAAGTGCGCGTGCGCGCAAATCGAAGCAGCGTCGGCCTGCTCCCCCCCACAGCAGCCGTTACCTCGGCATCGAGTCGCTGGAAGCGCGCGAAGTGATGGCTTCGAGCGTCACGGCCGTGTTGAATGATACGACGCACGTGCTGACCATCAATGGCTCGGAACGGGCCGACAATATCGTCGTGCGCCTGATCGGTGGGAAGTATCAGATCAGTGGCGTTTCGACCCGCTATGACGTGGCCGATGTCACTTCAATCGTGGTCAACGGCTACGAAGGCAACGACCGTATCGACTTGGGCTCGGGACGTATGAGTTCGGGAAAACGAGTGCCCGGCGCACTCATCACCGTGCCGACCACCATCAATGCCGACGAAGGAAACGATACCGTTATCGGCAGTTATGGCACGAATACTGTCGATCTCGGCGATGGCAACGATAACTTCTGGGGCATGGATGGAATCGATATTGTCCTCGGCGGTGCGGGGAACGACATCCTCCGTGGCGGCCTGGGAGATGACAACCTCGACGGTGAAGCCGGCAACGATCAACTGATTGGCGGCAACGGGAATGACGTGTTGATCGGCGGCGACGATAACGACCAGATTGATGGTGGACTTGGTAATGATCAGATGGTAGGCGGTGCCGGCGACGATCGGCTCGAAGGCCGCCAAGGCGATGACACCATCAGCGGCGGTTTAGGGAACGACATCATCAACGGCAGCGATGGTGACGATACCCTCAGCGGCGACGACGGTGACGACAATCTGCACGGCGGCCTTGGCGACGATGAGTTGCATGGCGGCCTCGGCAACGACTTCCTCAATGGCTTTAAGGGGAATGACGTCATTTATGGTAACGAAGGCAACGACACCATTTATGGCGGCGATGGCAACGACGAACTTGAAGGTGGCAGCGGCAACGACTTGATCTACGGCGGCAACGGGAACGATTGGCTGAAGGGTGATTCGGGGAATGATACCCTCGATGGTGGTGCAGGGATTGATATTCTGGATGGCGGTACTGGTAACGATCGCGTCCGCAATCGGAAGAGCCAGGATACGCACTCCGATATCGATACGACTTCGTTCTAAGTTGAAGCCGTTAGAGATAATCAGCCACAAGTCCTCACAGGCGACGTGAGGACTTGTGTGGATACTGACTGGCTCGGAAACCCATCACGCGGGCGCCATCTGCACCGGGTGGGTTTATAGCCACACAAAGTAACACGATGAACTGGAACGGCTGCGGGTAAAGACCCCAATGCCGTTCGCGCTGCCGTCGTTATTGGTATTGCCTTCGACCGTGTTGATCGAGCCGCCGGTGACAATGCCGGTATGAATGACGCTGGGCTTGCCATCGCGCAGGCCTTTGACCAGGAAGATATCGCCCCGCTGCGGCGTGGTGACGAGTTTCTGGTTGTCCCTGGCCCATTGATAGAGGAATGGGCAATAGGCCGTTTGAGGCATGGGGTTCGGCTGTCCCGTTTGCGCTGCCGCTTGCTGAAAGCTCCAATAGACAAACGACATGCACCAGAGCGCGCCGTTGTTGACACCAGCAGCCGCGTTGTAAGCATCAACCTTCGCGCCCCGATTCGAACCCGCTGGTTCCTCGCGCACGCCATTTTCGCCCAAGGCGATTTGTACAGCCTTCTCAACGAGCGAACTAATGACCGGCCCCGCTGGCGGCGGCATCGGTGGGGGAGGTGGCGCACCAGGTGTGGAAGAAGTTTGATCGAGCGCAGCCCAGGTGTTACCGCCGACCACACCATCCACGGTTAGCTTGCGGGCTGATTGAAAGGTCATCACTGCGGTCTTGGTCTTCGCACCAAACGAGCCATCGACCACTAGCGGTGGCGCGGGTCGCACCAGTTGATTCAACCGAGTTTGCAATTCCTTCACCGCTTGGCCAAAACTTCCCTGACGCAGGATCGGACGACTGTTCATGGGATAATCCTCGCTCGAGAACGGTGGGGTAGGCACATGGGGAAGATTAGGCAGAGGGCTATTCAATTTGAGCGTGATTCGTCGCATTTTGTGACAGACAATTCTGTGCGATTGGGATTGCGACAGTGCTAACTTTTGGTCGCAGCATCCTCCGTTTAATCGCAGCGCTCAACTAGTTGTCAATTGAATCAGCTGCGCGAATCCGCAACAACAAAAAAAACAAGTTATCTCACTCGCTCGGCACCTGCGATCTTCTTGTGTGTTGCCAACGACCAGCCTGACCGCACGCGAGCACATTCAAAGTGGCTCTAGCTGATTTCTAGACGCGAATTAACCGCAACGGCTGCGGATTGCCGCGAATAATCGACGGGATGGGTTTACGAACCACCTTACCTCTCCAAAATTTCGGGTACGGAACACTTCCTGCACTTCCGTTGAATTAACAGGCCACCTCTCCCCCGACTTCGAAAGCGGAGTGCCGCGCTCATGCTGAGTACTATTCGTTCGCGCCGATCGACGGCAGCCTTCACGCTCGTTGAATTGCTGGTCGTGATTGCCATCATTGGCGTCCTTGTCGCGCTCTTGCTCCCTGCAGTTCAAGCTGCTCGTGAAGCGGCGCGGCGCTCGCAGTGCCTCAATCACTTGAAGCAGATTGGTTTGGCAGTTCACAACTATCACGACACCTACAACTACCTGCCCAACTCTCGCCGCGATGCCAGTTTCACCTGGCAGGCGCAGATTCTTCCGGGGCTCGAACAGTCGTCCCTATATGCCAAGTGGAAATTCGGTCCCAGCTTCGACACTCAATTGCAGGAATGTCGTGAAGCAAAAATCACGGTTTACTTTTGTCCTTCCCGGCGTTCCGCAAGCAGTGCTCAGCCGATCACAGAAACCATGGACTCGGGGCCATCGACCACGGGTGTTGGCAGCGACTACGCCATCTGCTCGGGTAACTCGGCGTTGTCAAATAATGACTATTGGCAAGCGAACTCATCGAATCAGGCTGCCGATGGTGTCGGGACGATTTTCAATGCTAGTGGTACGGTGACTCCCGGAGATCCGTCATTCAAAGCGGGCCCCAGGCTCACGGATATCACCGATGGAACAAGCAACACGATCATGGCTGGCGATAAGCACATCTACGTTCAGGGGTTGAACAAGATTTCCTATGAAGGCCCTGCATTCAACGGGGACAAGGGACACTCATATCGGCCACTGGGTGTCTCGTATCCGTTGTCGAAGGGACCGATGGATAAGGCGACCAAGGCTTTCGGCAGTGCTCACCCGGGCGTGACGAACTTTGTCCTTTGCGACGGCAGCGTGCGAGCTTTCTCGAATGGTGGAAATGCCACGATGCTGGGCTATATGGCCGGCAAGGACGATGGTCAGGTTGTTTCGGGCCTGGAATAGTCGTTCGGCATCGACAGCGTTACCGATAAGAAATCTTCAGGCAGTACACCAGGAGAGACACCATGAAAACGACTCGAATTTCCATCGCGGGATGCACCTTGGCGCTATTGGCGTTCGCATTGGGTTGCGGCGCGAGCAGCAAGTTCGAGCCAGTCACCGGCGAACTCGTATTTCCCGACGGTACGCCGGTCAGCGGATTAGAAGGTGGACAAGTCACCTTTCGTCAGCAGTCGATTGGCAAAGAAGAGGTGCCAGTATCAGCCTCGGGTTCGATCGATGCGCAGGGCAAGTTCTCCCTTGCGACTGAGCAACTGAACGACGGAGCACCGATTGGCACGTACGACATCCTCATTAAGGTGCCGGAGCCATCTGGCGATGTCCCTCTGCCCCCGGTGATCCATGCGAAGTATGGCAAGTTTGAAACGGCTGGAATCTCGCAAGAGGTAAAAGAGGGCACAAATCACTTCAAGATAACGGTAGAGCCCGCCAGGTAAGTGGCGGCGACTAGCTTTCCCTCCCTAATTCTCTGCGGCTTTCCGCGAATGCTCGATGGGTGGGTTTACGTAGTACACAAGTTCAGGAATATTCGAAAAGTAGATTTCTCGCTGTTTTTTGCTTGTCAACTGCTTTGGCCCCTCTCTCGTCCGCTTGCGGAGTGCCCTTCATGTCGTTCAAGTCCCGCCGCCCCTACGCGGTGCGTGGTTTTACGCTCGTTGAATTGCTGGTCGTGATTGCCATCATTGGGGTGCTCGTGGCGCTACTGCTCCCGGCAGTTCAAGCTGCTCGCGAAGCAGCCCGCCGAACGCAGTGCATCAACCATCTCAAGCAGACTGGCTTGGCAATGCACAACTATCACGACACCCACAACTGCCTGCCGAATTCGCGTCGCGACGCGAGTTACACCTGGATGGCTCAGATCCTGCCAGGAGTCGAGCAGATGGCACTTTACAACAAGTGGCAACTAGGAACATCATTCAACTCGCAACTGCAGGAATGCCGCGAAGCAAAGATCTCGATTTACTATTGCCCTTCGCGCCGGACTGCAAGTAATGCGAAAGTGATTTCCGAAAACATGGACGGCGGAACGGCCACGACTGGCATCGTCGGTGACTATGCTGTCTGCACCGGCGATTCGAGCGTATCTGGCGGCGACTATTGGCATCCCGATGGTACGAGTGCGGCCAACAACGGTGTGATGGCCTGTTGGGGTCGCATGGGTACAGCGCCCCCCGCGGGAACACCTGCGTTCAAGATCGGGACGAAGTTCTCTGAGATTCAAGATGGCACCAGCAACACGTTGCTCGCCGGAGATAAGCACATCTATTTGAAAGAGTTGAACAGCCCGGGCTACGGTGATGGCACGGCCTTCAATGGTGACAAAGGCCATTCCCACCGAGCGATTGGTACGACGGTGCCTTTGGCGAAGGGTCCCTTTGACCAAACGAAACGTGCATTCGGCAGCAATCATCCTGGCGTTTGCAACTTCGTGTTGTGCGATGGCAGCGTGCGGGGAATTGCAGTTAACGCCAATCCCACGATGCTCGGCTATATGGGCGGCATTGCCGATGGCCAAGTAGTTCAAGGCGTCGACTAATCACGATAGCGCATTCGACGTGCATTAAAACCCCGTCACCACCATCGAGCTACGCAAATCGAGCGTGGCTCCCACGGCCATGACCGAGAACGTGGTGCCACACCAGGCCCACGAACCACTTTGGGCTTCAATGGCAACCATTGTCGCCACGGCCAGGCCAATCAGGCAGCCGAAAAAGAGGGTGCGGAAGCAAGCACATTGCAATGGACAGCGGCGGGGCAAACGGGCGAGCACGACACTCACCAGTCCCACCAGTTGCAAAGCGAGCGTAGCCCAAAACAGCATCGGATCCATGAATTCCAACATGCGCGCACTCCCTGCACGCAGCGATTTTTAAGAGTCGGCCTGAAGTCAGGCTGGGTCGATCATCGACACCATCGACCTGCCATCCACCGCCTCTTCACAACCACCGCGAACGCGCCGGCAACTTACCCCAACCGAGAAAATCCAGCCGGGTAATCTGACCGCCGCAACCCTTGGGCACCATTCATCCATGAACGGCTTGCCTCACCCTTAGCGACTGCCGTGCCAGATTTTCGAACTCATTTCAGGAAAATCGGCTCAGCACGAAAGAATTGTTGTAGATTCCGGGGGAAACTGTCGACCCCAACTTCACATTTGGCTGAAGATTTGCGCAGAAGTGCTAGCAGATTGTCATTTTTACCAAGGGCAAGCTTGTAGGACTTACAAACTTGCAGAGCCTGGCAGGTTGACCGCTAGCAAGTACTTAGTAGAAACCGCGTAAGATTCGCGCTACCAACGTTCGCCGCGGCGACCGTAACGGCGCAAAAAAGGTCGCGGCTCGAAAGGCTCGCGACCGAATGATTCGCGAAGTCGCTCCTGAGGGTTCTCATCAACTAGGCTTTCAATTTCTGCTGGCAGTTGGTTTTGCCCTACTTGTTCGCGGGCCCCATGCTCGGTGCTTACCAAGATAATCGGCGCGCTTTTGTCAGCCGCTGACCGTGAGTCGTGCCATTCCCACGGAGGCGTCGCCCAATTGCCTGGGCGAGGTGGGCGTGGGCCGAAGCCAGCCCCCCAACCACGTCCTAGTGCGCGCCACGAAGGTCGCAGTACACCTTCCAAACTCCAGTCGTGACCGTTGTGGTTGTAGGCATCGCTACCAAAGCGATGGAACTTGCCGCCGTCGTCCCGCGCATCGGGCCCGGTGCTGTAGAGCACATAGCTGTACTTCAGCGGACGATAAAGGAGGGGCTGTTGCGTGAACGGATCGAGGGGCATCATTGCCAGGATGTGCGGCACGAGTTCCTTGAGCGATGTCGGCAGGCGATCGTGCTGGTGGCGGAACAAACGCAGGGCCAGGTCGGTCGATAAGAGCCGTCGCTGGGCCGCTTCGCGGTTATAAGGCTGGGCCAGGGTGTGATAGCCATTGCTCTCGGTGCTGGGAATGCTGAGAGCGCCTTGCACGACGGTTTCGAGCCGGTGCCGCCAGCCGTGGGCAACGTCGGTCCAGTAGCGATCGCGAGCATTCGTTACTTCAGGATGCTCGGCCGCCGCATCAAGCGCGTCGAGGACATTCAAGATGGTCGGCAGTGAAGTGGGGGGCAAATGGTCGCGAAACTGCGCCAGATGAACCAACCCCAGGCTCTTGATGGCACCAGCCGCCTGCGCGTGAATGCAGATGCCGCCGCGCGAGAGATGATTTCCCAGACGCAACGTCGCCAGGTCGAACTCGATGCCGCGTTGCACGTTGCCATCGCGATAAGCCGACTCGGCTTCACGCGACCAGCGACGGGCCAAGCCGCGCAGCGTCGATAGTTGCGCATTTTGCGTTTCTAGCGAACCCTCGTCGGCGCGCCGCTTCAGATCCAAGGCAACGCAACCGGGCTGCTTTACGAGTCGCAGCGAGTGGTCGTAAATCGCTGCGACGCGCGTCGAAAAATTCGTATTCGGGTGACGCCCTTCGAGTTCACTCAGCGTGTATTCGCCGACTCCCATCGTCTCTAACTCGGTGCCAACGGCGACTAACTCCGGCAGCACATTGTTGCGAATGTGAGGTGCCGTAACTTCCGGCGGGCCCACAAACATGGCCATGTACAGCACCACGACGGGCGAAAACGTCAGAGCAGCAACCGAGCCGACTAGCCGCCGCCGCTTTTGAAACAGTTCGTTCTGATCGATAACTTGCCAGCACCAGCGCACCAGCCAGAGTCCCACCAGCAGCAGTGTGGTAAAGAACAAATAAAACTCGCCAATCGGAGTCCATGTTAAGTGCTGCGGTCCCGCGACTCCAAGCAG
Above is a window of Anatilimnocola aggregata DNA encoding:
- the pstB gene encoding phosphate ABC transporter ATP-binding protein PstB, encoding MAALPPTAKPTDPKPAVGGTRLDAIARGEPIQPVIHKSLQGIDPVVEVKDFNLWYGTKQALFDVNISFPRGQVTAIIGPSGCGKSTLLRCINRMNDLIENVETKGEMLINGQSIYAPGVDVIELRKRMGMVFQKPNPFPMSIFENVVYPLRIDGERDRNIIREVAAQSLRGAALWDEVKDRLKDSALGLSGGQQQRLCIARAIAGEPDVLLLDEPCSALDPIATSKVEDLIQELRGDYSLIVVTHNMQQASRVSDFTAFMYLGRLIEYGETSEIFTRPKLKETESYVTGRFG
- a CDS encoding calcium-binding protein, whose product is MADTQSARARKSKQRRPAPPHSSRYLGIESLEAREVMASSVTAVLNDTTHVLTINGSERADNIVVRLIGGKYQISGVSTRYDVADVTSIVVNGYEGNDRIDLGSGRMSSGKRVPGALITVPTTINADEGNDTVIGSYGTNTVDLGDGNDNFWGMDGIDIVLGGAGNDILRGGLGDDNLDGEAGNDQLIGGNGNDVLIGGDDNDQIDGGLGNDQMVGGAGDDRLEGRQGDDTISGGLGNDIINGSDGDDTLSGDDGDDNLHGGLGDDELHGGLGNDFLNGFKGNDVIYGNEGNDTIYGGDGNDELEGGSGNDLIYGGNGNDWLKGDSGNDTLDGGAGIDILDGGTGNDRVRNRKSQDTHSDIDTTSF
- the topA gene encoding type I DNA topoisomerase, whose product is MAKRAAGTGKSLVIVESPAKARTISKYLGKDYTVEASIGHIRDLPQGSKEMPEEFKGKKWSYLGVNVDDGFEPVYIIPGEKKPQVTKLKALMKDASRLYLATDEDREGEAISWHLLEVLKPKIPVHRLVFHEITEEAILDALEHPRDIDDGLVRAQETRRILDRLYGYEVSQLLWRKVAPRLSAGRVQSVAVRLIVERERQRMAFRSATYWDLIARFVTEDGKEFDAELVSVGGRKVPTGKDFDSATGKIKDPNLLLLNEKTVQELAEKLHNEKFAVSSLDDKPYTRKPSEPFTTSTLQQEANRKLGFTARRTMNVAQSLYENGYITYMRTDSTNLAQVAIDAARDLVRTEYGPNYVPAEPRVYKSKVKNAQEAHEAIRPAGHPFKLPESLRNVLTPDQFKIFDLIWKRTIASQMSDARGRSITLSVAGGDAIFQVTGKTIEFAGFLRAYVEGSDDPEAELADQERLLPSVNIRDPLGCKQLTEKSHSTQPPARFSEASLTAALEERGIGRPSTYASIIDTILERKYVFKKANALVPTWVAFSVSRLLEEHLPNLVNYEFTAKMEDLLDSISRKEEDSVAYLQNFYFGNGDAGLKPQLDKKIIEVDPREMGRFTLGTPTEGEHQEEVFVRVGKFGPFIEQGERKGSIPQDTPPDEMTLERALKLLDQAGVGEEPLGICPDTHKPVYLKQGRFGPYVQRGAGDEDEKPKNASLLPGMQPADVTFEIALDLLKLPRTLGENPETKEPILAANGRYGPYIKHGSDFRSLPPDISPVTVSLDQALAIFAQPKVRGRGRNAPKEPLKTFESSPVTGQPIKVLEGRYGTYISDGVTNATLPKDLSHEELTLPQALTLLEERAAMGPPKKGRRGAKAAAPKKAATPKAPKAPKAPKAATVKKAAPKKSAKKAPAAKTATKAAKKATPKNPKPNDDIPF
- a CDS encoding peptidoglycan-binding protein, translated to MNSRPILRQGSFGQAVKELQTRLNQLVRPAPPLVVDGSFGAKTKTAVMTFQSARKLTVDGVVGGNTWAALDQTSSTPGAPPPPPMPPPAGPVISSLVEKAVQIALGENGVREEPAGSNRGAKVDAYNAAAGVNNGALWCMSFVYWSFQQAAAQTGQPNPMPQTAYCPFLYQWARDNQKLVTTPQRGDIFLVKGLRDGKPSVIHTGIVTGGSINTVEGNTNNDGSANGIGVFTRSRSSSSCYFVWL
- a CDS encoding DUF1559 domain-containing protein produces the protein MLSTIRSRRSTAAFTLVELLVVIAIIGVLVALLLPAVQAAREAARRSQCLNHLKQIGLAVHNYHDTYNYLPNSRRDASFTWQAQILPGLEQSSLYAKWKFGPSFDTQLQECREAKITVYFCPSRRSASSAQPITETMDSGPSTTGVGSDYAICSGNSALSNNDYWQANSSNQAADGVGTIFNASGTVTPGDPSFKAGPRLTDITDGTSNTIMAGDKHIYVQGLNKISYEGPAFNGDKGHSYRPLGVSYPLSKGPMDKATKAFGSAHPGVTNFVLCDGSVRAFSNGGNATMLGYMAGKDDGQVVSGLE
- a CDS encoding DUF1559 domain-containing protein; translated protein: MSFKSRRPYAVRGFTLVELLVVIAIIGVLVALLLPAVQAAREAARRTQCINHLKQTGLAMHNYHDTHNCLPNSRRDASYTWMAQILPGVEQMALYNKWQLGTSFNSQLQECREAKISIYYCPSRRTASNAKVISENMDGGTATTGIVGDYAVCTGDSSVSGGDYWHPDGTSAANNGVMACWGRMGTAPPAGTPAFKIGTKFSEIQDGTSNTLLAGDKHIYLKELNSPGYGDGTAFNGDKGHSHRAIGTTVPLAKGPFDQTKRAFGSNHPGVCNFVLCDGSVRGIAVNANPTMLGYMGGIADGQVVQGVD